The sequence below is a genomic window from Lentimicrobium saccharophilum.
GTCACGGAGAACTGCCTGCCCGTCTTTCACCAGGTAAACCTGTGGTTGAATGTTTGACCCGACAATTACAGATGCAGGGACAATGAGGTGTTTTTCAGAATCAGTATTTTTCCGTTGTACTTTGCCGAACATCCCTGACTTGATTTTCAGATCGGCCGTATTGCTTAACGTAAACTGAACCGGAAAACTATTTCCCATATTGGATTTACTGCCTGTCATGGTCAGTCTCCCGGTGAGAACAGTTCCGGGATAAACATCCGGTGAAATCGTGTACAATTCATTCATTGAAAATTGATTCAATTCGCCTTCAGGTACGTTGGCCGTGAACCTCAGCTGCGAAATATCCGTTATCTGCAGCAGGGGAATGCCCGGGGCAGCAAAAGCCCCTTCCTCGGTCAGTTTGGCTGTAACAATTCCGTTAAAAGGCGCATGAATGGTTGTTTTCCTGATTTGTTCAAGTAAAGTAGCCTTCTGCACCCGGGCCGATCGCAAAGCCAGGTCAGTCTTTTCTACCTGTATACCCTGAACAGCATCTGCTTTGGCAAGAATTATGTAACGCTGAAGATCGTCTTCCAACCCTTCAATCTGAATTTCAACAATTTGCAGCTGAAGTTTCAACAGGGCATTGTCCAGCTGAATGAGAGGCTGCCCTTTTTTAACTGTGCTTCCCACATCAACAAGCACTGAATTAATCCTGCCCTGTAACTCCGAGCTGATCTTCGTTTCCTTATTGGGCTCAAAAGTCCCGGGACAGGAGATGTCACTGTCGATGCTTTCTGCCTGCAGCGTAATCGCCTGCACTTTGATGGCCTCTTCCTTGTTGTACTGATAAACTCTGTTTATCGTGGTTTCCTTGTTGCCCCTGAGCCTCAGGATCATTATGGCAACGATTGCCACTGCCAGGATTAAATAGATTATTTTTTTCATGGTGATTATTTTTGAATCATGAGTTTTAGTTGTTTTCAGAAAGCAGATTTCCGGTTACGCGCTTGTATTCAAGTTCGGCCCTGCGCAGATCAATCAATGCCGCAATATAATTTTGCTGTGCTTCACGAAGGGCATTGTCTGCCAGAATCACATCCGTAATATTTGCTGTTCCCTGACTGTTTTGCAAAACGGTATTGCTGTATATCTTTTCAGCAAGATCAACCTGGGCACTCACCGTGGCGATGGTGGTACTTGCAATGCTGTACTGCATCTCGGCATTAATCAGGTCGAGGCGGGCTTTTTCTGCTACCATTTCCTTCTGAACCATTGACTTATCTACTTCAATCTTTTTCGCGGCAATCTTACGTTTTGTATTCATCCCATTGAATAGCGGCACTGAAAGCTGCACACCAACATAACCTATCGGGTGGAAATTGAAAAAGCTGTCGGATCCTGTGGTGCCGAAGCCGTTACTACCATATACGCCATATGCGTTCAGCGAAGGAAGGCGTGAATTTTTCAGCGCATTCACCTCCGACAGACTGAATTCCAGTTTCTTTTCGATCAACAGCATATCCGTGATTGTCCCGGGCCTGAAATCAACTTCAGCATCTGAAGTTTCGTACACCGACACATGGATGGAATCGGTAACCGGCTTCCCCATCAGGAATTTCAGCGCATTCAGGGCCTGCCTGTGCCGGGATGATATCGTATTTCGCTGGGTTGTTAACTGCTCCAGTTGCAGTTTCAGCCTGTCAACGTCAGTACTTTTGGCTAACTGCTGTTGATAAAGTAAAGTCGCTGTTTGCACCAGTTTATTGGTATTAGCAATATTGCTATCCATGAACGCCAACTGATTCAAAAGGACCTGGGCATTGTAGTAAACACCGGAAATCTCCACCACCACATCCTCATCTGTTTTAATCTTTTGTATTTCAGCAAGTTCAACAGCTATTTCCGTGCTTTTTATTGCCCCCAGTCCAACCGGATTGAAGAGCGGCACAGCAAGCTGCAGGTTTGCATTCAGGTTCTGAGGTACACCGAACTGAATCTCTTTGTACGCGCCTTCCGGGCCTCCAAAAGCAGCCTGGGGCATGATCTGATAGGGCTGATCGGTATAATACCGGTAGTCAGCGAATCCGTTCAGTCTGGGCATCAGTGTACTTTTTGCCTCGCGGTTCTTTTCACCGGCCATCAAACCGTCCAGGCGGGCTATTCTGATGTTTCTGTTGTGAAGCAATGCGGTGTCAATGCATTGCCTCAATGAGTGTGTCTGCGTGTGTGCCGGAATATACATCAGCAACAGTAAACCTGTCAAAATGCCGGCTAAAAATCCCGACATGTTCCGTATTTGCCTGTGATTATTCATTTGTCTGATTTTTTTGTGTTCAATCATTAAGTTTAAAATACTTGCTTCAACCACTTATGCATTCAACCCTGTTCTAGGCGATCGTCATCCAATTGCATCAACGATCCTCCACTGTTATTTTTTGAATCAACCAGAGTTAGTAAACATTCACTAACTTTTAAAGGCAAAAAAAGAGATCGCTACTTGTTGTTTTTCGAAATCAAAACATAAGCAAGTGCTGCAAAAACAGCTGTAACTACAATTCTGAAAAGCATCGCCCCTACCGTCTTTGTCTCGTAAATACCCCCGGAGTTGATGTGAATCAATAAACCGGCAAAGGCAAGCACTAAAATGATGGCTGAAATTCCCAATGGCTTAATTGTCCATTTCCTGCTTTTTACAAAACCATAAGCAGCAACAAGATACAGGATGCTGCTCAGAAAATTAGCCCAAACCACAAGCAAAACATAATTTCCCTCTTTTGCCCGTATGCCGAATAAATCGAAAATCACCGAACTGCTCAGGAATAGGGTCAGCAATCCAAATGCAGTCAGCAAGGCGGCTAATGATACCGGAAGCACCCTTTTCATAACTGCTTGTCTTTAATAATTGTAAGTAAAGCCTGCACCATTTTATTCCCTTCCTCTTCAATGTCAAATTCAAAATTTGCAATCCTCCATTTGAACATCTGAAGCTTGAATGTGCCCATGATAATATGCACCAGCTCTTCGGTAGCAACGGCCTTTGTAAATTTTCCTTTTTGCTGCCCCTCCGTTATTACAGGAATCAGGTGCTTGATCTTCACATTGATCAGTTTAAGAATGTGTTGATTGATTAGCCTGCTTTCTTCCATCAGTCCATCGGAGAAAACAGCCACAACAAAATGAGGGTTTGCCTTAAAAAAACTGAATTGATTCCGGAAAAGCGACTTGAGCTGCTCCTCAGGGTCTGGATACCTGGTTGAGTTTGATAACCGCTGATCAATATCATCTGCCAGGTATGTCAGCAGGGCGACAATGATTTCCTCCTTGCTGGCAAAATGCCGGTAAATGGCACTTTCTGAAAACCGCATCGCTATTGCCAGATTTTTGATTGTTAACCCACTGACACCTGATGAGGTCAGCAATGAACCTGCAGCTTCAATAATTTCCAGTTGACGTGATGTAATTTCCATAGCTACGTGCTCCTCTTTTATAATCACCTGATAATACCAGGCATTACAGAACTTTTGTTGAACTGACCGGACGGGGTGCCTTTACCACAAGAATCCTTGCCTGAAGAAAAGAAGCATTGCTCAGGAAGTGAACGATACCGGCGGGACTCTCGATCAGCGAATCGGCCGCACATACTTCACTTTCATCACCTATATGAATGGTAGGCGTTCCCTCCACAACAAAGAAAAATACATCCACCGGCGTTTTGTGCGGCTTCAGGCTTTCACCGGGCTTTAAAGCAATAAGCATTGCCTGCGCTGATTCCTTGTTGTACATCTCCCTCACGTCCACTTTGTGCGGGGTTTCTTTAATTATATGATCCTGGTATCGGGTAATTTTCATGTTATTTTTCTGTCTAAAATTATTAAAAGATTGTTAGTGAGTATTCGCTCACAAAGATAAACTAATTTACCAACCGTTGTCAAGTTTTTATGAAAATAATCTGATAGTTGTTCTAATGACTTAATTATATGCCTGTTACACCATATCTATTTTGCAAAAAAAATTATCGAATAAATTGAACCTTACTTAATCAGAATGTTCCATAAATAAGCCCTGCAATTGTAGAAAGCACCACCACCAGCAACACATACACGATGGTTTTCTGTGTACCCATCACGCCCCTGATTACCAGCATATTGGGCAATGAAAGTGAGGGCCCCGCCAGCAGCAGCGCCAGTGCCGGACCTTTGCCCATGCCCGAGGCAATGAGCCCCTGAAGTATGGGGACTTCGGTGAGGGTGGCGAAGTACATAAAAGCGCCGACAATGCTGGCAAAGAAGTTTGAGGCAAGGGAGTTACCGCCTACCAGCCAGGCAATCCATGAGTTGGGAATTACCCCCGCAATGGCGACATCATCGTGGGTGGAGCCCAGCAGAAAGCCGGCAATTACCACGCCTATGGCCAGCAAGGGGACAATCTGTTTTGTAAATCCCCAGGAAGACAGGATCCATTCCCGGTTTTCACCATCTTCCGATTTATCCATCAATGCGATGGTACTTACCGATGCAATTCCGACAACCATTGATATCAGCGGATTGGCAAACAGCAGGGCGCTCAGGGCCGTGACAGCCGCGCCTGTAAGCACCTGCCAGCTTTTCAATTTAAGGATATGAGTCATGGAATACACCAGAACCAGCCCGAATGCGCCGGTAATGTACCACTTATAAGCCCAAAGGTAATACCAGGCGCTGCTGGTGTCGCCCGTTGCCGGTTTGCCCCAGTTGGCAAACACCAGGATCAGCACCAGCGTAAAGAAGTGGAGTGCTGTATGCCACAAAGGACGGGTCTCGGGCACATCCGGAAAATTCATCTGTTCTTCACGTTTCGCTTTTTCCTCTTTGCGGTAAATCAGCGCCATGGCCGAACCAACAATGATGCTGAAAGAAACGGCACCGATGACACGGGCAAGGCCCATTTCAAATCCAAGAATACGGGCGGTAAGGATGATGGCCAGAATATTGATGGCCGGGCCTGAATAGAGAAAGGCGACTGCAGGTCCCAGGCCTGCTCCGCGCTTGTGAATGCTGGAGAACAACGGCAGGATGGTACAGGAGCACACGGCCAGGACAGTCCCCGAAACCGCGGCAACGGTATAGGCCACCCACTTCTTCGCTTTCGCACCGAAATATTTAATTACCGACGCCTGACTGACAAACACCGAAATCACCCCGGCAATCAGGAAGGCAGGTAACAGGCAGAGGATTACATGTTCGCGGGCATACCACTTTGATAAGTCGAGCGTGGCATCTATGGCGGTATTAAAGACCACGCTTTCGACGGGCAGGTAAAAGATGCCCAGAAAGATTACCGTCATCCACAGCAGCACCTTAAGTTCAGATCGGGTCTCCATAACAGACAGGGTTTCATTGCCGGTAAACGCCGGCCCGGTTTTCAGAAAAAGAAGATGATCACAAAATAAATCCCGACCCCGATAAACAAAACGGCGACCACGCGTCTGAACCAGCGTTCAAAGGCCTTGATGCGGTTGTAGGCCTGCGCAACATTCCCCACGGCATAGGCCAGCAGCCAGGCAAAAATTATAACAGGCAAGCCGGTGGCAACTGCAAAAACAAGGGGTAAAAACAATCCTGAAGGACTTGCAACCGTCAGCGGCATCAGCATGCCGAAGTAGAGGACTCCGCTGTATGGACAAAAAGCCATGGCAAAGAGTACGCCGATCAGAAACATACTCAGGTAACTGCTTCCGGATTTCTTTTCCATTTTCTCGCTGATATTCAGTCCGGGGATATTCAGCCTGATAACATCAAGCATAAACAACCCGATAAGGATCAGCGCAGGACCAAGCAGTTTCTCGCCCCAGCTCTGGACAAAACGGGCGATTGAAAGCTGACTGGCGCCGAAATAGATGATAACACCCAGTAACGTATAGGAAAAAGTACGGCCAAGGGTATATATGATCCCGTTGATAAATACCTTGTTGCGGTTTTCGAGGTTACGGCTGATAAAACCTATGGCGGAGATATTGGTAGCCAGCGGGCAGGGACTGATGGCGGTCATCAGTCCGAGCAGCAGGGCGGTAATTACCCCGTATTCCGAGTTTTCGAGCCAGGTCTGAAGAAACTCCATAGCCGTGGTTATAACATCGGATCGATTGCATTTTTAACCGCATCGTGCAGCTTGCCGGGTGTAGTGCGGGCGTAAAGGAATCCTTCACTGGTGATATCCCTGATTTCTTCGCCATGCACAACGATCAGGGATTGAGCGGCAATGTCAAATTGATCAGCAATTTGGGCGCCGGACGCCTCTTCCATGTTCAGCGAAACAAAGGCAATTTTTCCATTACCCAACGCTTCCGGATAGTACTTCTCAAGTGCCGCTTTGGTTTCAGCTTCCACGGCCTCGCAGGTCGCACACCGCCGTTCGTTATGGAAATAATAAACTACAATTTCACTTTCGGGCAATGCTGCTGCCGTAGCCGCCGTTTCACCGGGTTGGCGCGAAGTGCACGAAGTCATTAAAATTCCTGCAAAGGCAATGGCCATCAATACAATGTACTTTCTCATGTCGGATGTTATTTGGTCAGAAATGTTTCAATTTCAGCTTCGGACGGCAGGCGGCCTTTCACCACAACATGGCCGTTAACCACCAGGGCAGGCGTCTTCATCACATTGTAGGTCATAATCTCCATAATATCCTCTACCTTGATGATATTGGCGTCCAGATTCAGTTTTCCGGCAACGTCGCGCACGCGTTTCTCCAGGATCTTGCAATTGGGGCAGCCGGGGCCTAACACTTTAATCTCCATAGTTTTTTGCTTTGAGTTGTTTATATTAGTCGAACTGATCAGTCTTCAAAAAATTTTCCGAACATGGCCTTCGCGATCGCCCAGTTCTCCCGGTTAATACAATATTTAATATAAGGCGGATTGATTTCACCCTGTATCAGGCCGGCTTTTTTCAGTTCGTTCAGGTGTTCCGAAAGGGTGGAGCGGGCGATGTCGAGCAGTTCGTGCAAATCGCCGCTGTAGCAGCAGGTTTTGGTATGATTGGCAATATAATCAAGGATATAAACCCTTACCGGATGCGACAGCGCTTTCGCAAACCGGGCAATCTGCTGCTGATCTTCTGTGTAAATGGTCGTCTTTGTCATTGCATTTCGCATTTCGTCGAATGGCGAAACAAAAGTACGAAACAGATTGAATCAGCAAAATTTTTTGCAATTTTTATTGAACCCTGTCCTCCGGTCAGGTCAGTGATGCAGGTCATACAACCCTGATTAACGGATTAACATTTATAAAAAAATAAGGGCAGAGAATGTGCCGGGTTCGGACAATTGTCTGGTATTGACCTTTCTATAAACATACGACCCCGCCGGGGTCGAAGACCTGATTTGCATCGCATTTCTATAGACATACGACCCTTCCAGGGTCGAAAACCATTTACGGAAAAACGAATCAGACTCCGGAGGAGTCAAATGTTTATAGAAAACGAGAATTTATAAGATATGTACGGCCCCGGAGGGGTCGGATAAGCGGTAAAGATCCTGCAATTTCCCGCTTGCGTATAGTGCCGGGGTTGGATAATTATCTGGTATTGGCTTTTCTGAAACAAATAATCCCGCTCCGGGTGGGTCGACATAGCCTTGATTATGTTGTTGCTATAAACATACGACCCCGCCGGGGTCGAAGACCAAATTTGCATCGCATTTCTATAGACATACGACCCTTCCAGGGTCGAAAACCATTATACGGAAAAACAATCAAGACTCCGGAGGAGTCATATGTGTATAGAAAACGATAGCAAATAAGATATGCACGGCCCAGCCGGGGTCAAAGACCTGATTTGCATTGCTATTTCTATAGACATACGACCCTACCAGGGTCGAAAATCATTTACGGAAAAACGAATCAGACTCCGGAGGAGTCATATGTGTATAGAAAACGATAGCAAATAAGATATGCACGGCCCCGGAGGGGTCGGATAAGCGGTAAAGATTCTGCAATTTCCCGCTTGCGTATAGTAAAAGATAATTTTTGAGATAAATGCCAACTTCCGGCCCACCTATCGACAGGATAATTGTATGTTATTGCCCTCTCTGTTATACAAGGTTTACCGGCATGTTTATCCTGACTCTTGTTCCGGCGGGGCTCCCTGAGGCATCTGTAAGATCATCAATATCAAGCGAATACCTATGGCGCGACAGGCGGTTCAGCGAGGCGATCCGCTGCTGAATGGTTTGTGTTGCAAAAGATATCCGGTATTTTTGTCTTTCACGCTCCAGTTCGGCAGCCCTGGCACGGCCGATCCCATCATCTGTGATCAGAAATTCAATAAATGACCCGCTCAGGCGGATTTCCACTTTCAGGTTACCTTTTTCTTCCTTGAAGCGCAACCCGTGCTCAATGGCATTTTCCACAAAAGGCTGGACAAGCATGGGCGGAATCAGCAGGGCCGGGGTATCCAGCGCTTCGTCAACATCCATTTCAAAGCTGAATCTGTCCCGGTAACGGAGGATCTGCAGCCTGACGTAGTTTTCGATATTCTCAATCTCCTGATTCAGTGAGATGTACTCTTTCATGGAGCCGTAGAGAATATTCCTCATAAGTTTTGACAGGTGGCTGAGGTAAGTACTGGCCTCGACCGTTGCATGCTCAAGGATCATCCCCTGGATATTGGATAGTGTGTTGAAAATAAAGTGGGGATTTAACTGCGCCCTGAACAGCTTTTGCATCAGCAGATTGCTTTGCTGCTGCTGCCTGATTCTGTATTGCCGGATCAGCAGGCTCACGATAATTATGGCAAGTAAGGTTATTGCAAGGAAGGTAAAGAGCAGCATCCGGGTACGTTCAAGTTTTCCTTCGTTAAGCTGGTGCTGCTGCGATAAAATCTGCAGTTGTTCTTCCTTGCGTTCGGTCTGATACCGGGTATTGAGAGAGATAATCGCCTGCTGATTCAGGATTGTCTCCATTATCTTTGATTTCCGGTTAAATTCTTCCAGCAATGCCAGCGCCTGTTCATGGTTGCCGAGCTTCTTCTGAATCCAGCACATATAGTCCAGGGCCCTGATGGAGATCCGCAGTCCGATTTGTTCGTTGTAGACGGGATTGTTCTGTATCGGATTATACCAGTAATTCTTGCTGACACTATCGTCCAGGGCAACCTTTTTATGCCTGTAAATCCAGTTGCCGCAATCCATCGCTTTTTCCAGATAAGGGAACGCTTCTTCAACCGCAGATTTTTCTGTAAGAATGGTGCCCATATCCAGACAATTCTGACCGATTTCCAGGATATCCCTTTCTCCTCTCTGATGGAATTGCTCAATGGAGTAAAGCACATATTTTTCTGCCGAATCGGGCAGGTTCATTTTCAGGTAACATTGAGCGATGTCGTCGTTGAAGTCGGCAACAAACGACGGCAGCTTTTTAAATATCCCTGGATTATCATTCAGTATACCGTTTCCTTTCCTGAAATAAAACAGTGCGCTGTCAATCTGATTAAGCCCCAGGTGCGCATAGCCGGTCTGATATATCAACACAATGTAATTGGGCAGTGGTATTTTGTTGCTTTGATGGTAAATCGCTGCGCACTGATGAAACAGCGGCAACGCCAGATCGCCCGAGCCGCTGCTCATCAGGGCCCAGCCTCCGCTGATAAATGCCCTGAATCTTGTTTCCGGGTCTTCAACATCTTTGAAAGCCGGGATTGCCTCCTGTGCAACCTTATTGGCAAGGTCATAATTTCCGGAGTAGAAATAAATAAACCATACCTGTGTGATGGCTTCAAATTTGAGCTGCAGATCGTCAAGTTTTCCGGCGAGTCCCAGGGCATCCAGCCCGTAAATCAGCGCATTTAAGTAGTCGCCCCTGAAATAAAAGGCATTCGCAAGCGCAATTTTCCCTTTGCAGCTGTATCGTTTATCTTTGATTTTTTCAGCTATCTGGTTGGCCTGACGGGCAAAATCCAGGCATTTTGCCGAATCCGTCGTGGTATAAAATGATGACAGTTTCAGTAATGCATCCGCTTTCTGCGCCCCTTTAAGCGCCGGCAGCATCAATTCCAGACTATCGAAATTCGCTTTTTCCGTTTTATAAAGCAATTGGGCCCCTGCAGTGAAACAGACAAAGAGGCCCGGAATAAAAAATGCCAGTGATCTGATAATGCTTCGACATGATTTGTTCATACAGGCCGGTTTGGTCAATCCATGTATTTCCTCTCAGGAATAAACTCACTCATCAAGACTGTCGATCATCCGCATAAGCTTATCCCGCTTGCGCGACGCCACCGGTATTTTGTGCCCGCCCGAGAGTACGATGCTTCCTCCCTCGCTGCGGTCGAAACGTTCGATGGCCGAAAGATTGATCAGAAACGACTTGTGCAGGCGGTAAAATCCGCCGGGCGACAGCAACTCTTCAAAATCCTTGATTGATCTGGATGTAAAGATTGATTTTCCATCGCGCAATTTCAATGTGGTGTAGCTACCGTCCGATTCACAGTACAGCAAATCGCCCTGATTGATCAGGTAGATGCTTTCCAGGGTTTTCACCACTATTTTTTTGCCGGCAGATTCATGCGTTGCCAGGTTTGTTTCCAGGGCCCTGAGATTGAATTGCTGTTCGGCTATCATCTGTTTCGACGCCCTTTCAATGGCATTTACCAGGTCATCCGGATCCACAGGTTTAAGCAGATAATCCACCGCGCTGTACCTGAATGCCTGTACCGCGAACTCTTCGTATGCGGTAATAAAGATTAACCTGAAATCAATGTCGTCCAGTTTTCTCAGAAGGTCAAATCCTGTGCCGTCGCCCATTTTTATATCCAACAGCACAAGATCGGGATTATGTTTACGAATGGCCTCATACCCCGACTTAACACCATCGGCTTCACCAACGAGTTTCACGTTGTGGCAGAAATGGGCAATAAGGTTGGCGATGGATTTTCTCACAAAAGATTCGTCATCTATAATGAGTACTCTGACATGTGTATGACCTGCAGCTGTAATCATGATCGTGGATCTGTGGTTTTTCTGAATTTGATGGTGCACCCGTTTAAATTAATGAACCCGGTAAACTTCAGCTCAGGCAGTAAAACACTGTGTATAAGCAAAGTTAGGGAAAAAAAAGGCGTTTTCAAAATCCTTTTTTCAGGGCTGATTCCATGGCCGTTTTAAAGTTTAATCAGTTTACCGGTCGATAACCGGCTATCTGTCTGCAGGCGGAAGGAATAGATCCCCGCCGGCAACGCTTCCATGTCCCATTCAATGCTATGTTCACCAGCCGGCAACATTTCATCCGGCAATACCGCCACTTCACGTCCCAATGCATCATATATCTTCAGTGACAATCGCTGGCATTCCGAAATCCGGAATCCGAAATTCAAAATACCGCCGGTCGGGTTTGGATAAATGTTCACTTCTGTCTGCAGACTGCCCGGCAGGGGAACTCCAACCGATAAACAGGCCTCCTCCACCTCCTCCTCGCTGTTGCAGCCGGGGGCGTTATTTTCAATAGTAACGGTTCCATTTGGCGCTGCCAGGTAATCACAGATACTTTGGACAGCGCAGGAGGATAAGGAAAAATTATCGCTAATGATAAGATCATTAATAGAACTGTCAGCAATATTCTCCAGACCTGTCAAACTGGTCAGGGCATCGTTAACATAAATACTAAGTGTCCAACCGACAGAAGTGAGATTTTCCAATGCGGACAAACTGGTCAGTGCATCATTGGCAGAAATAGAAAGCAATCCCCCTATTGTAATAAGGTTGTCCAGTCCAGAAAGGCTGGTCAGGGCATAGTTATATCCAATAAAAAGATCACCCCCGACCGAAATCACATTATCCAGCCCCTCCAGACTGCTAAGAGAAGGATTAGACCCAAAGTAATTTCCGATAACAAGACTACCCACAATGGAAGTCAATCCCTCCAACCCTGTTAAACTGGTCAGAACATAGTTCTGTAATATTACGAGATCGCCTCCGATATTTGATAACCCCTCCAGCCCTGTGAGGCTGACAAGAGATTGATTTCCACACGAGGATGATCCTATATACAGACTACCACCGATAGAAGTAAGGCCCTCCAGTCCTGATAAACTGA
It includes:
- a CDS encoding efflux RND transporter periplasmic adaptor subunit, with protein sequence MKKIIYLILAVAIVAIMILRLRGNKETTINRVYQYNKEEAIKVQAITLQAESIDSDISCPGTFEPNKETKISSELQGRINSVLVDVGSTVKKGQPLIQLDNALLKLQLQIVEIQIEGLEDDLQRYIILAKADAVQGIQVEKTDLALRSARVQKATLLEQIRKTTIHAPFNGIVTAKLTEEGAFAAPGIPLLQITDISQLRFTANVPEGELNQFSMNELYTISPDVYPGTVLTGRLTMTGSKSNMGNSFPVQFTLSNTADLKIKSGMFGKVQRKNTDSEKHLIVPASVIVGSNIQPQVYLVKDGQAVLRDITVSKRVENKVIVSAGLVSGDIIVANGFVNLFDGANVIVN
- a CDS encoding TolC family protein, whose translation is MSGFLAGILTGLLLLMYIPAHTQTHSLRQCIDTALLHNRNIRIARLDGLMAGEKNREAKSTLMPRLNGFADYRYYTDQPYQIMPQAAFGGPEGAYKEIQFGVPQNLNANLQLAVPLFNPVGLGAIKSTEIAVELAEIQKIKTDEDVVVEISGVYYNAQVLLNQLAFMDSNIANTNKLVQTATLLYQQQLAKSTDVDRLKLQLEQLTTQRNTISSRHRQALNALKFLMGKPVTDSIHVSVYETSDAEVDFRPGTITDMLLIEKKLEFSLSEVNALKNSRLPSLNAYGVYGSNGFGTTGSDSFFNFHPIGYVGVQLSVPLFNGMNTKRKIAAKKIEVDKSMVQKEMVAEKARLDLINAEMQYSIASTTIATVSAQVDLAEKIYSNTVLQNSQGTANITDVILADNALREAQQNYIAALIDLRRAELEYKRVTGNLLSENN
- a CDS encoding TetR/AcrR family transcriptional regulator; the protein is MEITSRQLEIIEAAGSLLTSSGVSGLTIKNLAIAMRFSESAIYRHFASKEEIIVALLTYLADDIDQRLSNSTRYPDPEEQLKSLFRNQFSFFKANPHFVVAVFSDGLMEESRLINQHILKLINVKIKHLIPVITEGQQKGKFTKAVATEELVHIIMGTFKLQMFKWRIANFEFDIEEEGNKMVQALLTIIKDKQL
- a CDS encoding cupin domain-containing protein — protein: MKITRYQDHIIKETPHKVDVREMYNKESAQAMLIALKPGESLKPHKTPVDVFFFVVEGTPTIHIGDESEVCAADSLIESPAGIVHFLSNASFLQARILVVKAPRPVSSTKVL
- a CDS encoding permease is translated as METRSELKVLLWMTVIFLGIFYLPVESVVFNTAIDATLDLSKWYAREHVILCLLPAFLIAGVISVFVSQASVIKYFGAKAKKWVAYTVAAVSGTVLAVCSCTILPLFSSIHKRGAGLGPAVAFLYSGPAINILAIILTARILGFEMGLARVIGAVSFSIIVGSAMALIYRKEEKAKREEQMNFPDVPETRPLWHTALHFFTLVLILVFANWGKPATGDTSSAWYYLWAYKWYITGAFGLVLVYSMTHILKLKSWQVLTGAAVTALSALLFANPLISMVVGIASVSTIALMDKSEDGENREWILSSWGFTKQIVPLLAIGVVIAGFLLGSTHDDVAIAGVIPNSWIAWLVGGNSLASNFFASIVGAFMYFATLTEVPILQGLIASGMGKGPALALLLAGPSLSLPNMLVIRGVMGTQKTIVYVLLVVVLSTIAGLIYGTF
- a CDS encoding aromatic aminobenezylarsenical efflux permease ArsG family transporter, which gives rise to MEFLQTWLENSEYGVITALLLGLMTAISPCPLATNISAIGFISRNLENRNKVFINGIIYTLGRTFSYTLLGVIIYFGASQLSIARFVQSWGEKLLGPALILIGLFMLDVIRLNIPGLNISEKMEKKSGSSYLSMFLIGVLFAMAFCPYSGVLYFGMLMPLTVASPSGLFLPLVFAVATGLPVIIFAWLLAYAVGNVAQAYNRIKAFERWFRRVVAVLFIGVGIYFVIIFFF
- a CDS encoding nitrophenyl compound nitroreductase subunit ArsF family protein; protein product: MRKYIVLMAIAFAGILMTSCTSRQPGETAATAAALPESEIVVYYFHNERRCATCEAVEAETKAALEKYYPEALGNGKIAFVSLNMEEASGAQIADQFDIAAQSLIVVHGEEIRDITSEGFLYARTTPGKLHDAVKNAIDPML
- a CDS encoding thioredoxin family protein, which gives rise to MEIKVLGPGCPNCKILEKRVRDVAGKLNLDANIIKVEDIMEIMTYNVMKTPALVVNGHVVVKGRLPSEAEIETFLTK
- a CDS encoding ArsR/SmtB family transcription factor, coding for MTKTTIYTEDQQQIARFAKALSHPVRVYILDYIANHTKTCCYSGDLHELLDIARSTLSEHLNELKKAGLIQGEINPPYIKYCINRENWAIAKAMFGKFFED
- a CDS encoding histidine kinase encodes the protein MNKSCRSIIRSLAFFIPGLFVCFTAGAQLLYKTEKANFDSLELMLPALKGAQKADALLKLSSFYTTTDSAKCLDFARQANQIAEKIKDKRYSCKGKIALANAFYFRGDYLNALIYGLDALGLAGKLDDLQLKFEAITQVWFIYFYSGNYDLANKVAQEAIPAFKDVEDPETRFRAFISGGWALMSSGSGDLALPLFHQCAAIYHQSNKIPLPNYIVLIYQTGYAHLGLNQIDSALFYFRKGNGILNDNPGIFKKLPSFVADFNDDIAQCYLKMNLPDSAEKYVLYSIEQFHQRGERDILEIGQNCLDMGTILTEKSAVEEAFPYLEKAMDCGNWIYRHKKVALDDSVSKNYWYNPIQNNPVYNEQIGLRISIRALDYMCWIQKKLGNHEQALALLEEFNRKSKIMETILNQQAIISLNTRYQTERKEEQLQILSQQHQLNEGKLERTRMLLFTFLAITLLAIIIVSLLIRQYRIRQQQQSNLLMQKLFRAQLNPHFIFNTLSNIQGMILEHATVEASTYLSHLSKLMRNILYGSMKEYISLNQEIENIENYVRLQILRYRDRFSFEMDVDEALDTPALLIPPMLVQPFVENAIEHGLRFKEEKGNLKVEIRLSGSFIEFLITDDGIGRARAAELERERQKYRISFATQTIQQRIASLNRLSRHRYSLDIDDLTDASGSPAGTRVRINMPVNLV
- a CDS encoding LytR/AlgR family response regulator transcription factor, with protein sequence MITAAGHTHVRVLIIDDESFVRKSIANLIAHFCHNVKLVGEADGVKSGYEAIRKHNPDLVLLDIKMGDGTGFDLLRKLDDIDFRLIFITAYEEFAVQAFRYSAVDYLLKPVDPDDLVNAIERASKQMIAEQQFNLRALETNLATHESAGKKIVVKTLESIYLINQGDLLYCESDGSYTTLKLRDGKSIFTSRSIKDFEELLSPGGFYRLHKSFLINLSAIERFDRSEGGSIVLSGGHKIPVASRKRDKLMRMIDSLDE